One Synechococcus sp. JA-2-3B'a(2-13) genomic window carries:
- a CDS encoding response regulator transcription factor: protein MARILIIEDDPSILDILRINLELAGYEVVKATDGVRGQALALQVLPDLIILDLMLPQVDGLTVCQRLRREERTSEIPILMLTALGQTQDKIEGFNAGADDYLTKPFEVQELLVRVRALLRRSDRIPQAAKHGEILTYGPLTLVPERFEALWFGKTIKLTHLEFDLLHCLMQRHGQTVSPSEILQEVWGYEPDDDIETIRVHIRHLRTKLEPDPRHPQYIKTVYGAGYCLELPNIADPVPPQPELAKDSHK, encoded by the coding sequence ATGGCTCGCATACTCATTATTGAGGACGACCCTTCGATTCTGGATATCCTGCGCATCAATCTGGAGTTGGCGGGCTACGAGGTTGTGAAGGCCACCGATGGGGTGCGCGGACAAGCACTGGCTCTGCAAGTTCTCCCCGATCTGATCATCCTCGACCTGATGCTGCCCCAGGTAGATGGCCTGACCGTTTGTCAGCGCTTGCGGCGGGAGGAGCGCACCAGCGAGATCCCGATTTTGATGCTCACCGCCCTCGGCCAAACCCAGGACAAGATCGAGGGCTTTAATGCCGGTGCCGACGACTACCTGACCAAGCCTTTTGAGGTGCAGGAGCTGCTGGTGCGGGTGCGGGCCCTGCTGCGTCGCTCAGACCGGATCCCACAGGCGGCCAAGCATGGGGAGATCCTCACCTATGGCCCTCTCACGCTGGTGCCGGAGCGCTTTGAGGCGTTGTGGTTCGGCAAAACGATCAAGCTCACCCACCTGGAGTTTGACCTGCTCCACTGTCTGATGCAGCGACATGGGCAGACCGTTTCCCCCAGCGAAATCCTGCAGGAGGTGTGGGGCTACGAGCCCGACGACGACATCGAGACCATCCGTGTTCACATCCGCCACCTGCGCACCAAGCTGGAGCCGGATCCCCGCCACCCCCAGTACATCAAAACCGTCTATGGGGCGGGCTACTGTCTGGAGTTGCCCAACATTGCCGATCCCGTCCCACCGCAGCCAGAGCTGGCGAAAGATTCCCACAAATAA
- a CDS encoding TIGR00300 family protein, translated as MPGAIRYLMCPPDHYEVDYVINPWMVGNVHRSSRERALQQWQALYRHLSQRAEVKLIQPVPGWPDMVFTANAGLILGSKVVLSRFYHPERQGEQPHFKAWFEEQGYTVYELPPALAFEGAGDALLDRAGRWLWAGYGFRSMLESHPYLAKWLGIEVLSLRLVDERFYHLDTCFCPLSEGYLLYYPPAFDAYSNRLIEMRVPPEKRIPVQEADAIHFACNAVDVNGTILVNRVSPELEATLQERGFAVVQTELTEFLKAGGAAKCLTLRLDETVAPQTDPVATVLSRTVTLQGHLVDSDLLTRAVDCIVDNGGSFQILKFQLGEKRQSTSTVELAVSAPTEETLDTILSALIEQGARLSEETQQDARLERVEKAGVAPDDFYVTTIYPTQVRVAGQWIPVQRQRMDGVIVVKGSDCNGKTEFSAYCTLIRDLQVGDAVVCGVEGIRTVRQASKERSSQEFTFMGSGVSSERRVEILVEQIAWELRQIKERGGKTVVVAGPVVIHTGGGSHLATLIREGYVQALLGGNAIAVHDLEQNLYGTSLGVDLSRGTPVKGGHKHHLKTINLIRKYGSIRAAVEAGVITGGVFYECIRAQVPFSLAGSIRDDGPLPDTEMDLIKAQQDYARLLQGADMVLMLSSMLHSIGAGNMTPAGVKLICVDINPAVVTKLADRGSLESVGIVTDVGLFLSLLVQQLARLGQVYERPQPALAAR; from the coding sequence ATGCCTGGTGCCATTCGGTATTTGATGTGCCCACCCGATCACTACGAGGTGGACTATGTGATCAACCCCTGGATGGTGGGGAATGTTCACCGCTCTTCGCGAGAACGGGCGCTGCAGCAGTGGCAGGCTCTTTATCGGCATCTCTCGCAGCGGGCGGAGGTGAAGCTAATCCAGCCGGTGCCGGGATGGCCGGATATGGTGTTTACGGCGAATGCTGGGCTCATCCTGGGATCCAAGGTGGTGCTGAGCCGTTTTTATCACCCAGAGCGGCAGGGGGAACAGCCCCATTTCAAGGCTTGGTTTGAGGAACAGGGCTACACCGTCTATGAGCTGCCGCCGGCCCTGGCTTTTGAGGGGGCGGGAGATGCTCTGTTGGATCGGGCAGGGCGCTGGCTGTGGGCGGGCTACGGCTTTCGCTCCATGTTGGAGTCTCACCCCTACTTGGCCAAGTGGCTGGGGATCGAGGTGTTGTCTTTGCGGCTGGTGGACGAGCGGTTCTACCACCTAGACACCTGCTTTTGCCCCCTCTCCGAAGGCTATTTGCTTTACTATCCACCGGCTTTTGATGCCTATTCCAACCGTTTGATCGAGATGCGGGTGCCCCCTGAAAAGCGGATCCCGGTTCAGGAGGCGGATGCCATTCACTTTGCCTGCAATGCCGTGGATGTGAACGGCACGATCTTGGTGAATCGGGTCAGCCCAGAGCTGGAAGCCACCCTACAGGAGCGGGGATTTGCGGTGGTGCAGACGGAGCTGACGGAGTTCCTGAAAGCCGGTGGGGCGGCCAAGTGCCTGACGCTGCGCCTCGACGAGACGGTGGCTCCCCAAACCGATCCGGTGGCCACGGTGCTCAGCCGGACGGTGACCCTCCAGGGACACTTGGTGGACAGCGACCTGCTCACCAGAGCCGTCGATTGCATTGTCGACAATGGCGGCAGCTTCCAGATCCTCAAGTTTCAGCTTGGGGAAAAACGGCAGAGCACTTCCACGGTGGAACTGGCCGTTTCCGCTCCCACCGAAGAGACCCTGGATACTATTCTCAGCGCCTTGATCGAGCAGGGGGCCCGTCTCTCGGAAGAAACCCAGCAAGATGCCCGTCTGGAGCGGGTAGAGAAAGCAGGGGTAGCGCCCGACGATTTTTATGTCACCACCATCTATCCCACGCAGGTGCGGGTGGCCGGCCAGTGGATCCCGGTGCAGCGGCAGCGCATGGATGGGGTGATCGTGGTCAAGGGATCCGATTGCAATGGCAAGACGGAGTTTTCAGCCTATTGCACCCTGATTCGAGATTTGCAGGTGGGGGATGCCGTGGTGTGTGGGGTGGAAGGGATCCGCACCGTGCGCCAGGCCAGCAAAGAGCGCTCTTCCCAGGAGTTCACCTTTATGGGATCGGGGGTCTCCAGCGAGCGGCGGGTGGAGATCCTGGTGGAGCAGATTGCCTGGGAGCTGCGGCAAATCAAGGAGCGGGGCGGCAAAACGGTGGTGGTGGCAGGGCCGGTGGTCATCCACACGGGCGGTGGATCCCACTTGGCTACCCTGATTCGGGAGGGCTATGTGCAGGCGCTGCTGGGGGGCAATGCCATTGCCGTTCACGATTTGGAGCAGAATCTCTACGGCACCTCGCTGGGGGTGGATCTGTCGCGGGGCACCCCGGTCAAGGGCGGCCACAAGCATCACCTCAAAACCATCAACCTCATCCGCAAGTATGGCAGTATCCGAGCTGCGGTGGAAGCGGGCGTGATTACCGGCGGGGTGTTCTACGAGTGTATTCGCGCTCAGGTGCCCTTCTCCCTGGCGGGATCCATCCGTGACGATGGGCCGCTGCCGGATACGGAGATGGATTTGATCAAGGCCCAGCAGGATTACGCGCGGCTGCTACAGGGGGCCGACATGGTGTTGATGCTCTCCAGCATGTTGCACTCCATTGGAGCCGGGAACATGACGCCTGCCGGGGTCAAGCTGATCTGCGTGGACATTAACCCGGCAGTGGTGACCAAGCTGGCCGATCGGGGATCCCTGGAGTCGGTGGGGATTGTTACCGATGTGGGCCTGTTCTTGAGTTTGTTGGTGCAGCAGTTGGCGCGTTTGGGGCAGGTGTATGAGCGCCCGCAACCTGCTCTTGCTGCCCGCTAG